A segment of the Pirellulales bacterium genome:
GGCCATGAATCAGATATCTCGATGAATGTCGATTGTGGATAAGGTGATGGGTTGCCCTGCCTGAGAGCAGATCTCTGCCTGTTTAGGCGAAAGTGCGACATTGTAGGGCATTTGAGGCTAGTCGTCAGTAGCGAGTAGCTAGTCGTAAGTAGTCAGTAGTTAGTAATCAGCAAACACCGAAGCAGGCAGGCCTTCCGCTTTTCCGGCGACCAGCTACCGACTACTAGCTGCCGTGCCCTCATTTCTTTGGACCGCACTGGGGCTTGTTGCGAGATAGAGTTGGAATGGCCCCGCGAGAATAAAGAGTGCCTGAAACCCGAGCGAAAATGCGGCAATTCTGGGAATGGCTTATCCCTCCCCAGCACTGGCAGGATCCAGAATATCTGCGCCAGGCGCGCCGTGTCGCAGTTTTTAACCTGGCGATGCTTGTATGGGTTTTAGTGTTCGCACCGGTTTACGTGATGCTCGGGGCGCCGGCCTGTGCGGCGGTTTTGACCGTGGCCGGTGTGGTGTTGGCATTGATCCTGCTCGCGTTGCGACGTGGCCATTCGCCTACGCTTTGTGGGAATCTGTTTTGCCTCGACGGGATGTACGCCTATACGACGCTGGCGCTGTTGAACGGAGGCCGGCAGGGGCCGTCGGTCATGTGGTACGCCACGGTGCCGATCATCGGCGTGTACACCGCGGGCCTGAGGTGGGGTGTCGTGTGGACGCTGGTTACGGTGCTCGCGATGGTGGGCTTTTCGGTTGCTGATTCGTTGGGCTGGGAATGCTTGAATCTGCTCACGCCCGATGCATTTCGTACGTTGGAATTGCTGGGACGCGTCGGTCTGGTCGTATGCCTGTGTGTTCTGGTTGGCGTATTGACTCGCTTCGAACGGGCCGCACAGCAGGAACTGTACGAAGCAAACTGCCGGCTCGAAATGCAGTCAGCCGTGGATGGACTGACAGGCGTGGCGAATCGCCGAAGCTTCGATCGCCGCCTGCAGGCCGAATGGGAACAGCATGAGCAAGAGCAGTTGCCGTTGAGCGTGGCACTCATCGATGTCGATTGGTTCAAGCAATACAACGATACTCACGGACATCTGGCCGGCGACGACGTAATCCGGAAAATGGCCCAGACCATTCAGGCCAGCTTGCCACGGCCGCGCGACCTGGTGGCGCGATTCGGCGGTGATGAATTCGCAGTGATCCTGCCCGACACGAACGACTGGTACGCCGAGCACGTGCTCTCGCAACTGCGCAGCGACCTGCGCGAGATGACCGTCAAGCAACCGGCCGTCGGCCACGAAAGCGGAGCGTCGCGCGGGATCACGATCAGCGTCGGCATTGCAACGACCGTGCCCAAGCGGGGTGGCAGCGCGGCCGAACTTATTAAAGAGGCGGACGTCGCTCTCTATCGGGCCAAGGCGGCCGGACGTGATCGCACGACGCAAGCCATCGGCGCGGCTTGGGCGTAGCCTTCCGGCACCGTTGCGACATGGTGGCTGTTCCTGCTACCAGTCGCCAAGAAACTCGATTCGGTCGTAAAGCGAAACGCGATTGAGCGCCGCAGCTAGGTGCAACAAACGTCGCACGACGTCGCCAATCGGACGCTGACTGGACAGTATGATGCCGATGGGCCTTGAGCCAATCCCGATGCAGCGCAGCAAAATGCGCGATATTGAACGTGACTATGGTGCGTTCTTAGGCGGACGCCCAGAGAAGTTGCGATTCGTCGCTCTCGCCGAGCCTGTGTACCTCAGCGGTCGAGACAGTATCAACTCCAGCTCGACGAAGCGCGAAAGCAACGGCCGAGTAGATGTCCTCGTCCATGAAGGATCGAGCTGCGATCATTCGCCGGATGCGTCGGAAAGGTGCTGCTTCACCGTCGCTTCGTCGTCGGATGCAATCGAGTCTTCGATTTCGTCCGCGTAGTCATAGGCGTAAGCAAGTGCGTCATGCACATCCGCCGGTTTAAGTCCGGCATACTGCTGCACGATTTCTTCGACGCTCATTCCCTGTCTATAACAGTTGAGGATGGTGGCGACGCGGACGCGTGTTGCCTGGACGACCGGCTGTCCACCGCAGCGAGCGGGGTCCCGCTCGATATTTCGGTAATCGGTTCTGGACATAGGTCACGTCGCATCAGAGGTTAAAGCCGTCGTTGCATTTTAGCTCGCACGCTCGTCAGTCGGCAATAACTGACATCCGCTGGTTTCTACACATCCAAACCCATCGCGCGCATTAGGGCTAGGGCATTGCTCTTGGTGACGACGCCGGGGCGGAGTTTGTAGTCGAAGGTCATCCGGCCGTTTTCGACCTGGTCTTCGCAGTGCATATTCACCGCTCGCGGCGCCAAATCGTCGACGATCCGCGTCAGCGCCAGGTCATGCGTCGTCATCAGGCCGATTGCACCGGCCTCGAGCAATTTCTGCATTAGTGCCTCGGCCCCGGTCAATCGGTCCTGTGAGTTGGTTCCTTGCAGAATTTCGTCGAACAGGAACAAGAGTGGCCTGTGATTGTCGGTGACATCGAGCACGGCGCGCAGCCGTTTCAAGACGGCGTAGAAGTACGACGCTCCTTCGTGGACGCTGTCGCGAAATCGCATGGCGGTGCCCAGCACCACCGGCGAAAGCGTCAGCCGCGTGGCACGTACCGGCGCGCCAGCTAGCGCCAATACGGTGTTCATGCCGACGGTGCGCATGAGGGTGCTTTTGCCAGACATGTTCGAGCCGCTGATGAGCACCAACCGCCGATCCCCGCCCAGCGACAAGTCGTTCGGCACGCAAACGCCTGGCGGCATCAGCGGATGGGCCAGCCCCTCGCCCGAGAATAGTGGACCATTGTCGACCAGCTCCGGGTAGGGATCTCGTGGACGCTCGTAGGCGTAGGCGCTCAATGCTGCCAGCGCCTCGATCTCGCCGGCCGCTGCGAGCGCGGACCGCACGGCGGGTTGCGCACGCAGCCGCCAGATTTCCCAAAGCGGCATGCCCTGAACTTTTACGGCGTGCAGAAAGCTGTTCTGCAGAAACAAGCCATAGACTTCGGCCATCCATCGCTGCGGGATTGTCAGTGCTCGACCAATCGCTGAGGCGTGTTCCGCGAGTGCGGGTGGCACGTCGCTACGGTTACGGAGCTCGCCGTGCAGGCGATAGAGCACACCCAGGGCGTAGCCCGAGTCGCCGACATGCTGGGCGACGGCGCGGGCCGTATCGCGGCGCGACAGATAGTACAGTGCCTCGAAAATCGTGAACGCGATGACGGCCCACCACCAGCCACCGCCGACGATTAGTGCCGCGACAATCGACATCGTCCATCCCCACACGAGCACAATTCCTATCAGGCGCGAGGGTATCGACGCGAAGATGGGGCGCGCGTCGGCCCAAGTCGTCAAACTCTCAGGCACGACCTGACCGAGATCGGCATCGAGCGATGCCAGTGCCTCGCGCAGGTCGAGGCTGCCTGCCAGATCGCGCACGAGGCGCTGCCGCGCGCGGATGGTTGCCAAGTCGTCGGGGGCGGAGAGCCAACGGGCCAAGGTGTCCTGTCCCATGGGCGTCTGGGCGGTGCAGAGCAGTTGAAAAAGGGATCCGCGACCGAAAATATCGAGATCTTCCGCGTACAGATGCGCATCGCTCTGATACCGGCGACCATCGACGCCTCGGCCGATCCAACGATTTTCGAGGCGCGCCATCCCACGTTCGTAATAGGCCGCGGCTTTGCTGGCCCGTCGCCAGACCCGCAGCACGGTGTTTTGCAGAAACAGCAAGGGTATCAGGGCAATGCCCAGCGGGATCAGGGCCTGGGCTTCGGTTGGATCGAAAACCACGTATCCGATCACGGAAAAGAGCATCAGCCGGCGCCCCAGCGTGATGCGCTGATTCCACCGCGCCACACGGCGTACCGTGGCCTGGCGCGCCGCCAGGCGAAGCCGGTATTCCGCGACAGGATCGGGGATGATTGCCGTGGGCTCTGCGATTGCCATGGTCACTGCAGAGAGACTCGTACTGGTTTGAAATAGGCCGCGAAAATCCGCAGCCAGGTTCCATTTAAAGCGTACCACCGACGGCCACGGGCGGTCGCCCCGTGCGCCAGCACCCTCGATCGAGGGTGAAAGCAGTAACCCGGGGGCGATCGGGGCATGGTTTACCCCCAATTCGTCCCCCAATGGAAAATCTTGGAAGCGGTACGACCATGGTCGTCGTGCTTTTCCCGCTGCCGGCAGGAGCACAGTTCGTCAAGATTCTGCGGAGCTGGCGACGCGATCGTGGCTTACATCAAATGCCACTGGTTCCAGACCACCACGTAGATTCCCAGCAGTAGATTCGTGGTGGCGTGGGCGGCAACGCAGTCCCAGATGTTGCGCGTCAGGACCATCAGGCCCGTAACCATCGAAAACCAAATGAGCGCTGCGAACAGCTCGCCGGGATGCATTGCCATTGGCACCACGGTGCCGGCCGCGACCGCCAGCAAGTTCACCGTGCCGAACGGGACGGCCGGCCAGTTCTCGCTAACGCAGGCTCGCATCAGGAACCCGCGCAGAAAGAACTCTTCGATCACGGGCACGACGAGCGCCAATCCGATGAAGCGGATCGTCAAGAAGCCCCAGGCCCAGGCGGGCTGCGCGGCTAGTTCGACGAGGGGATTAAACGCGCTGCGCTGTCCCGACCCCAACAGGCTACCGAGCCTAATTGCTGGCAAAATGCGCTGCTCGAGTTGGAGATGGCAAATGCCCACCCATATGACGACGCCAACCGCACCCACGACAAACGCCAACGGACTTAGCTTAAAAGGGAATTGCCGATACGTCGGCCAGACAAACGCAATAGCCGCGATCGAAAGTGCCACCTTCAGCGTATAAACATAGGGATACGCGCTGTAGGGAACGTTCAATCCGAACCAGCCCGACGGCTCGGCTGTCTGCTCGACGGAGCCTGCCTCGGCTGGTGCCGGCGGCGGGGTTGGTTCGAAACTGGTCATAGCCAGGAACACTACCAGCGGCAGCACGAAGCCCAGCCACGGGTAGGCTGCTAGCAAAGTGTCCCGCCAGCCGGCGTTTGCTGCCGGGGAGTTCGGGGGCAATTGCTGGTTGGAACTGGGCGTGTCGGAGGTGCTTGTCATAGTCGGTTAAAGCTAGTTCTATCAGGGGGATAAATCAACCTTACGGAATTCCAGAAAGGGGGTTGGGGAGAGGGGACGCGTCGGTCGCAAGCGTCCCAGATTGCCAGGGTCGAAACGCTCAAGAGGTGATTTCACGGATTCTTCATAGGAATCTCATCCGGAAATCAAATCCTTGTGCTCAATTTGGCCTTTGCGTGCCGAAGAAATGGGTTACGATAGTTAGACAGGCACCTTGCCATGCTGGTCCCGCTCTCTGCGGATAGAGTGCATATCTGCGGGGGATTCACGGGGTCCTTGCCTGCCTAACGGGGTTCTCGTTCCTTCCGGCGATCCCCCATGCGACTGCGATCCCCTGTGCTTGTGGCGCGGACGCTATAGACCCTCAGTCGGTCAAAGGGAACTATTCACTCGGTGTAATTCACTGGATTAAGAGACTCGACCATGGACTTGGCCAACCTACGCAACATCGGCATTTCGGCGCATATCGATTCGGGCAAGACCACGCTCAGCGAGCGCATCTTGTTCTACGCCGGACGCATTCACCGCATTCAAGAGGTGAAGGGTGAAGGCGGGGCGACCATGGATCACATGGATCTGGAGCGCGAGCGCGGGATCACGATCACCAGCGCCGCTACCACGGTCTCGTGGGAAGACCATCAGATCAACCTGATCGATACTCCGGGCCACGTCGACTTCACGGTCGAGGTGGAACGCAGCCTTCGCGTGTTGGACGGCGCCGTCCTGGTGCTGTGCGCCGTTGGTGGTGTGCAGTCCCAGTCGATGACCGTCGACCGCCAGATGAAGCGCTACCACGTGCCGCGGTTGGCGTTCATCAACAAGATGGACCGCACCGGCGCCGATTACCGCCGTGTCGTGAAGCAATTGCGCGAGAAGCTGCATTGCGAAGCCGTGTTGATGCAAATCGGCATCGGCAAAGAAGACAAGTTCGAAGGCGTGATCGACCTGATCTCGATGAAGGCCATCTATTTCGATGGCAACAACGGCGAGAACGTTCGCGAAGAAGAGATTCCCGCCGACCTGAAGGAAGAAGCGGTCCAGTCGCGGCAGGAAATGCTCGAAGCTCTCGCTATGTACAGCGACGAGTTGATGGAGCTATTGTTGGCCGAGCAGGAAGTACCGATCGAGCTGATTCACAAGACCGTCAAGGGCGCCGTCCAAGAGCAGGACGTCACTCCCGTGTTCATGGGCACCGCCTATCGCAACAAGGGTGTGCAACCGCTGTTGGACGCGGTCGTCCGTTATTTACCCTCGCCGCTGGACCGCAAGGTCTCGGCCAAGGTGTACGACAAGCCGGATGAGAAGTTCCCGCTCGAGCCCGATCCGGCCAAGCCGTTCGTCGGCATGGCGTTCAAAATCGTCGAAGATCCGTACGGCCAGTTGACGTTCACACGGATTTACCAGGGAACGATCAATAAGGGCGATACGCACTTCAACCAGCGTACCGGTCAGAAGCAGCGCTTCAGCCGCATCCTGCGGATGCACGCCGACAAGCGCGAGGAAATCGATAGCGCCTCGGCCGGCGACATCGTGGCGATCATCGGCATCGACTGCGCGAGCGGCGATACCTATGCCTCGCAGAACAAGTACTGCACGCTGGAAAGCATGTTCGTGCCCGATCCGGTCATCAAGATGGCCATCACGCCTATTTCGCGTGAGGGTGGCGACAAGCTCTCAAAAGCGCTTCAGCGCTTTACGAAGGAAGATCCCACGTTCCGCGCCACCAGTGACGAGGAAACCGGCGATACCCTGATCGCAGGCATGGGTGAGCTGCACCTGGAAATCTACGTCGAGCGGATGCGTCGCGAGTACAAGGTGGACGTCGAAGTCGGCGCGCCGAAGGTCAGCTACCGTGAGGCGCCGACCAAGGAAACTGATTACGACTACAAGCACAAGAAGCAAACCGGCGGTTCGGGTCAATACGCCCATATCAAGGGTCACTTTTTCCCGCTGCCGGAGGACGCCCCCGAGGCGTACGAATTCGAAGACGATGTTATCGGCGGCCGCATCCCGCGGGAATACATTCCCAGCGTCGAGAAGGGTTTCCGCGATTCGTTGAAGAAGGGCCCCCTGGCCGGCTTCCCGATCGTGGGCGTGAAGACCGTTCTCGAAGACGGCTCGTACCACGACGTCGACAGCTCGGATATGGCGTTCCAGATCTGTGCCCGCGGTTGTTTCCGCGAGACGTTTCTGAAGATGAAGCCGGTTCTCTTGGAGCCGGTGATGAAGCTGGAAGTCGAAGTGCCGGTCACGTTCCAAGGCTCGGTCACGGGCGAATTGACCAGCCGCCGCGGCATGATCGTCTCGAGCGAGGTTCAGGGAAACCTGGCCGTGATCGAGGCCGAGGTGCCGCTGGCCGAAACGTTCGGCTATTCGACCGACCTGCGCAGTATGACGCAGGGCCAGGGAACGTTCACGATGGAGTTTTCGCGCTACAAACGCGTGCCGGCCAGCATCCAGGAAGAAATCCTGGCCGAGAAGAAGAAACAACTGGTCGGGGCTAAGTAAGCGTCCCCGGCTGGTGCTGCTGCTTCTTGCGATTTGCAGCGACGAACATAGCGATTATTGAACATGCCCACGTCCTAAGCGTGGGCATGTTCGTTGATACTCTTCTGATCTAGCGAATCAGAAAAATGCCTTTTTCGCCCCTGCCGCTGCCTGTCTCCCTGGACACGTTCGCATAACGACGAGACACGCCACGAGGGCTAGCACGCAGACGCTCGAGTAGGCGAGCATGAAGGTTCGGCCTGGAAATGCCGCCTCGGGCATAATGTGATTGAGACGGAACGCGATAAAGCCCAGCAGGTAGGCCGACGGAATAATTGCCAGGACGGTCGGCACCAAGGACCGCGCCTTCCAGGCCACGGCGAGAAACAGGGCACCGGTGAGAAAATTCGAGATACCAAACGCGCCCAATAAGAGCAGTTGATCCTGGCCCGAATGCGCCAGATCCAAGCCGGCGATATCAACGGCCGAATGCTGCACGAAAAAAGTGTGCAACACTCCGCGCACGAGGTCGATCACGCCTAAGCAACCCAACACGATGGACGCAAAAAGAGGCGTGCGAGACGCAGGCACCGCAGAATTCTGATTTGTCATGTTCGGCGACCCCCGAAGTGCATTGAAAGACTGCGCACATTGGCTGCCGTGCGCGGCCGTCCGCTGCGAAAGCTTAGCTTCCCGTGGCGCAAAACCAGGCATTGGGCGGGCATCTTTTGACTGTGGGGCGCGGGGGAATTGCCACGAAGCTACCCGATCGAAAGCCCGACTCGGAACTTATCGTGCGATTGCGGGGCGCTGTGCAGCCATGCATGTGCCGGACCTTGCCGCAGCCGAATCCGCTACCGGTCACGCATTGCGCGTTGGATGTCGCGCTGAACCGTGCGTTTCTTCAGCTTTTCGCGCTTGTCGTGAGTCTTGCGGCCGCGGCACACTCCCAACAGCAGCTTGGCTTTTCCCTTTTTGAAGTAGAGCTTTAAGGGGACGAGCGTCAGACCGGTTTCATACGCCTTGCTGGCGAACTTGATAATCTCGCGGCGGTGCATGAGGATCTTGCGCGGCCGCCGTGGCTCGTGATTGAATCGGTTGGCTTGCAGGTACTCGGGGATGTCGCAGCCGACCAGCCATACCTCACCCCCCTTCAGACGTGCGTACGCTTCGTCAAGCGAAACGTGGGCCGTGCGCAGGCTCTTTACCTCGCTGCCGACGAGCACGATCCCGCATTCCAAAGTGTCGAGCACCTCGTATTCATGCCGGGCCGAGCGATTCTGGCTAATCAACCGCTCGTTGTCGTGTTCGCGGTCGGGCGTATCACTTTTCTTGGCCATGCGCGGGCAATTTTTTCTCTAAACGGCCACCGACGTCATTCGTCGCGAGCTGCCACTGTGGCTCAGCCGACCGAAAGTCAACCTTTGACGGTGGAAAATCTCTTGTTAGAGTAGCCAGAGCGCTCATTATACGCGAGAGCGAGCGGGCGTCAGGCCGTCGCCGTGCCGGGTGCTCGATACTGCCGAGCGAAACTACAAACACAAGTATGCGTAAATCCATCCCTGAAAATCTCGCCAATACGCCCGAGGCTCGAGCGCAACTTTCGCGTCCGGCTCTGGCTGCGTATTTGTTGGGGACGGTCGATTTCGAGGCTTGCTTGGCGTTGCAGCAGCGGCTGGTTTACGAGACCAGTGGCAGGCAGGATGGACAGATAACTCTGCTGATTTGCGAGCATTTGCCGACGATCACCGTCGGCCGGCAAGGATCGCGCCCGGACGTGCGTCTCAGCCCGCGAACTTTGGCCAGCGAGGGACTATCGGTCCGCTGGGTCAACCGGGGCGGTGGATCGATAGTGCATGGGCCCGGGCAATTGGCCATTTACCCCATCGTGCCGCTCGCGCTATTGGGTTGGACGGTGGGCGATTACCTGTCGCGATTGCAGGCGGGAATTGCCGCGGCGCTTGCCGAGCTAGGCTTTCAGGGGCAAACGCCCGAGAATCGGTGGGGGGTGTGGGGACGCACGGGACAGATCGTGTCGCTGAACGCGGCCGTGAAAAATTGGGTGACCTATTACGGGGCCTACGTGAACGTATCTCCCGCCCGGCGAATGCTTACGGCCGTTTACAGCGACAGCCGTCGCCGGGCCGTGATGAGTTCTTTGACGATCGAACGCCAACAAAATGTTAAAATGACTCGGGTGCGAGAAAGCCTGGTACGGCGTGTGGCCGAGGCTTTCGATTGCACCCGCTATCATTTGCATACTAGTCATGTCCTGTTGACGCCCCCTGCACTGACGAATGTCACAACTGCCCGCGCCAGTTAGCCTGCCGATCATCACGCCTGAAGAGGTTTCTCGGGAGGCTGCGCCCCGCTTGCCGCGCTGGCTGAAGCGCAACGTGCCGAAGGGGAATAGCAACCACTTCACGGCGAATCTGCTGGAAGAGTTGCGGCTGGAAACGGTCTGCGACAATGCGAAATGCCCCAATCGCATGGAGTGTTATTCGCAGAAGACCGCCACGTTCATGATCCTGGGCAACGTCTGCACGCGACCGTGCGGTTTTTGCGCCGTGGCCAAAGGAAAAACGCAGCAAGTCGAACTGGACGAGCCCGATCGATTGGCCGAGGCGTCCGCCCGCCTGGGCTTGGCTCACGTCGTGATCACATCCGTTACACGTGATGATCTGGACGACGGGGGCGCCGAACATTTCTATCGCTGCGTACTGGCCGTGCGTGAGCGAACGGGGGCCGCGGTCGAGGTCCTGACGCCTGACTTTCTCGGCAAGCCTGGCGCCATCGAGCGCGTCGTCGCCAGCCGGCCCGAGGTGTTCAATCACAATACCGAGACGGTGCCGCGGCTGTATCGCGAAGTGCGCGGTCGCAAGAGCGACTATCGCTGGACGCTCGAATTATTGCGGCGCGTCAAGGAACTCGATCCCACGATCAAAACCAAAAGTGGCCTAATGCTGGGCCTCGGCGAATTACGTGACGAGGTGCTCGATACGCTGGCCGATCTGCGAGATGTCGGCTGTGATCTGTTGACGCTGGGGCAATATCTGCAGCCCTCGCCCGAACATTTACCGGTTGTTCGCTATCTGCCGCCGGAGGAGTTCGACGAATTGGGCCTCGCTGCTCGACGGATGGGCTTTGCCCAGGTCGCCAGCGGACCATTTGTTCGATCGAGCTATCACGCGCGTGAAATGGCCGAGTAGGATTCAGCCGGCCTTGCACGACGCTGCAGTTCTATTCACTGACTTCGTCGGACGAATGGTAGCCGCAGATTTCGCAGATGGACGCAGATTAGGAATCGGGGGAATCGTACTGCCTGTAGGCAGGACGTAGTCCGCCATGAGATTTTCCGTTTTATCTGCGAAATCTGTGTCATCTGTGGATCGTCTCTTCTACTTGGAATCCTCGCCTAAGCGATCATGAGCCACGAGGGAACACGCGTGCGACATAACCTCGTGGTACCGGACCTTGGGCTTGGCAGCCGTCACGTAACGCTCAGTCTGTGGCTGGTTGAGTTGGGGGCGGAGGTCACGGAAGGGGATCGGTTGGTTGAGCTATCCGCTGACAGCGTGACGGTCGATCTGCCGGCGCCCGCCAGCGGCCGTTTCGTGGAATCACTGGCCGTAGAAGACGAAGAGATCGCGGTCGGCCAGGTGCTGGGCGTCGTCGAAAGCGACGATTAGCGTCTCCGTTAGGCGGCCGGCTCACTCGGCAATGCACTCGCATAGACATCAAGGGCAATTAGTTGCCCCTTGAGTAGCTGGCGCTCTGCGCACGAGTTCAGAACGGCGAACGGCGCAAATAGAACGGCCGTTAGGATCGCATACCCGGTCAACGGTTCGAGATCGCCTTTGAGCGACAGGGCAATCGACGCCGCAAATTCGAAAGCCGCTAGGAACGCGATCCCAACGTTGTAAATATTGGAAAACCGGGCGTTGTGCCGCGCGATCTCGCGGATTGCGGCGGCGCACGCCTGTGGCGGAATGCGCGTTTGACGACGTGTGCCAATATACATGCCGGTAACCAGGAACAAGACTGGCCAGGCCAGTACGGTCAGTAGCTCAGCGGTTTCATTGCCGCGATTGGCAAAGTGCAGGAGGATCGGGCCACCCCAGGGAAAACCGTAGCACCAGCCGAAATACCAAGCCTTCGATACCCACGGCACTAAAACAGCCCGCGAAACTTCGTCGTCCAAAGAGTGCAAGTCGAGCTGGTGGTGTTTGCTGTCAAACGCCATTGGACTGCTGACCGCTGTTACCGCACCAGTTCCAGCGTTCCCCACACGCTGGGGTCGTCGCGATAGGGGAATTCCTTGCCGCAACTAAACGTTTGCTCGCCCAGCTCTTGATCGACGACGGCGTAGGTGAAGCCAAGCTTCGGGTGCTCGGCTGGATCCCAGCCCGTGAGCGCGGCCGCGGGAATGTACGCTTCGAGCACGTATCCATCCACTCGCTTTTCGCTGCGCGCTTTCAGCAGGTCGGCCCGGATCGACTTGGGATTTTCGCGGGCCCGATTGATGAAGTACAACTCGCCGTACGGATCGGCCAGATTGCGACCGCTGCCGGCGGGCAGAAAGATGAACTGATGGCAAAAGCGGCTGGCACGATGGATGTTGTGTGTATCGCGGGTGTCGATCCATAAACGCAGCCCGTCACTTTCGTCGGGGCGCGATTCACGGCACCAAGGGGGCCGCCGCTTGCCGGAAACTTGCACCGAGAACACGAGCCCCGCGTCGCCCCAAGCCGCGCGAACATCGGCAAACGAGATCTGCTCGTCGAGCTCGGCGAAGCTGGGCAAACGAAATTGCGGTCCAA
Coding sequences within it:
- a CDS encoding biotin/lipoyl-containing protein; protein product: MRHNLVVPDLGLGSRHVTLSLWLVELGAEVTEGDRLVELSADSVTVDLPAPASGRFVESLAVEDEEIAVGQVLGVVESDD
- a CDS encoding DUF433 domain-containing protein, with protein sequence MSRTDYRNIERDPARCGGQPVVQATRVRVATILNCYRQGMSVEEIVQQYAGLKPADVHDALAYAYDYADEIEDSIASDDEATVKQHLSDASGE
- the smpB gene encoding SsrA-binding protein SmpB: MAKKSDTPDREHDNERLISQNRSARHEYEVLDTLECGIVLVGSEVKSLRTAHVSLDEAYARLKGGEVWLVGCDIPEYLQANRFNHEPRRPRKILMHRREIIKFASKAYETGLTLVPLKLYFKKGKAKLLLGVCRGRKTHDKREKLKKRTVQRDIQRAMRDR
- a CDS encoding GGDEF domain-containing protein encodes the protein MPETRAKMRQFWEWLIPPQHWQDPEYLRQARRVAVFNLAMLVWVLVFAPVYVMLGAPACAAVLTVAGVVLALILLALRRGHSPTLCGNLFCLDGMYAYTTLALLNGGRQGPSVMWYATVPIIGVYTAGLRWGVVWTLVTVLAMVGFSVADSLGWECLNLLTPDAFRTLELLGRVGLVVCLCVLVGVLTRFERAAQQELYEANCRLEMQSAVDGLTGVANRRSFDRRLQAEWEQHEQEQLPLSVALIDVDWFKQYNDTHGHLAGDDVIRKMAQTIQASLPRPRDLVARFGGDEFAVILPDTNDWYAEHVLSQLRSDLREMTVKQPAVGHESGASRGITISVGIATTVPKRGGSAAELIKEADVALYRAKAAGRDRTTQAIGAAWA
- the fusA gene encoding elongation factor G — protein: MDLANLRNIGISAHIDSGKTTLSERILFYAGRIHRIQEVKGEGGATMDHMDLERERGITITSAATTVSWEDHQINLIDTPGHVDFTVEVERSLRVLDGAVLVLCAVGGVQSQSMTVDRQMKRYHVPRLAFINKMDRTGADYRRVVKQLREKLHCEAVLMQIGIGKEDKFEGVIDLISMKAIYFDGNNGENVREEEIPADLKEEAVQSRQEMLEALAMYSDELMELLLAEQEVPIELIHKTVKGAVQEQDVTPVFMGTAYRNKGVQPLLDAVVRYLPSPLDRKVSAKVYDKPDEKFPLEPDPAKPFVGMAFKIVEDPYGQLTFTRIYQGTINKGDTHFNQRTGQKQRFSRILRMHADKREEIDSASAGDIVAIIGIDCASGDTYASQNKYCTLESMFVPDPVIKMAITPISREGGDKLSKALQRFTKEDPTFRATSDEETGDTLIAGMGELHLEIYVERMRREYKVDVEVGAPKVSYREAPTKETDYDYKHKKQTGGSGQYAHIKGHFFPLPEDAPEAYEFEDDVIGGRIPREYIPSVEKGFRDSLKKGPLAGFPIVGVKTVLEDGSYHDVDSSDMAFQICARGCFRETFLKMKPVLLEPVMKLEVEVPVTFQGSVTGELTSRRGMIVSSEVQGNLAVIEAEVPLAETFGYSTDLRSMTQGQGTFTMEFSRYKRVPASIQEEILAEKKKQLVGAK
- the lipA gene encoding lipoyl synthase produces the protein MSQLPAPVSLPIITPEEVSREAAPRLPRWLKRNVPKGNSNHFTANLLEELRLETVCDNAKCPNRMECYSQKTATFMILGNVCTRPCGFCAVAKGKTQQVELDEPDRLAEASARLGLAHVVITSVTRDDLDDGGAEHFYRCVLAVRERTGAAVEVLTPDFLGKPGAIERVVASRPEVFNHNTETVPRLYREVRGRKSDYRWTLELLRRVKELDPTIKTKSGLMLGLGELRDEVLDTLADLRDVGCDLLTLGQYLQPSPEHLPVVRYLPPEEFDELGLAARRMGFAQVASGPFVRSSYHAREMAE
- a CDS encoding CAAX prenyl protease-related protein produces the protein MTSTSDTPSSNQQLPPNSPAANAGWRDTLLAAYPWLGFVLPLVVFLAMTSFEPTPPPAPAEAGSVEQTAEPSGWFGLNVPYSAYPYVYTLKVALSIAAIAFVWPTYRQFPFKLSPLAFVVGAVGVVIWVGICHLQLEQRILPAIRLGSLLGSGQRSAFNPLVELAAQPAWAWGFLTIRFIGLALVVPVIEEFFLRGFLMRACVSENWPAVPFGTVNLLAVAAGTVVPMAMHPGELFAALIWFSMVTGLMVLTRNIWDCVAAHATTNLLLGIYVVVWNQWHLM